The Coregonus clupeaformis isolate EN_2021a chromosome 3, ASM2061545v1, whole genome shotgun sequence genome includes a region encoding these proteins:
- the LOC123481732 gene encoding keratin-associated protein 6-2-like, with product MEGYLEGYLEGYMEGYLEGYLEGYMEGYLEGYLEGYMEGYLEGYLEGYMEGYLEGYMEGYLEGYMEGYLEGYLEGYMEEYLEGYLEGYMEGFLEGYLEGYMEGYLEGYLEGYYENTI from the coding sequence atggaggggtatctGGAGGGGTATCTGGAGGGCTATATGGAGGGGTATCTGGAGGGGTAtctggaggggtatatggaggggtatctGGAGGGGTATCTGGAGGGCTATATGGAGGGGTATCTGGAGGGGTATCTGGAGGGCTATATGGAGGGGTAtctggaggggtatatggaggggtatctGGAGGGCTATATGGAGGGGTATCTGGAGGGGTATCTGGAGGGCTATATGGAGGAGTATCTGGAGGGGTATCTGGAGGGGTATATggaagggtttctggaggggtATCTGGAGGGCTATATGGAGGGGTATCTGGAGGGGTATCTGGAGGGGTATTATGAAAACACAATATAA